From a region of the Janthinobacterium sp. 61 genome:
- a CDS encoding metallophosphoesterase, giving the protein MRIAAISDIHGNLDALEAVLADIARHGVDVTVNLGDIVSGHLQPRATAARLMGLGLPTIRGNHERQLFGGPVRMGVSDAFARAQLLPEQLAWIDALPATLRLRPDVLLVHGTPQSDLVYFLDSVTPQGSRAATPEEVAERAGTADAALILCGHTHMPRQVRLADGRLIVNPGSVGLQAYDDDHGYPHVMETGTPHARYAIVEQDADGAWAAQLHAVAYDWETAARLALANGRPDWVVPLRTGRVGVPI; this is encoded by the coding sequence ATGAGAATCGCCGCCATTTCCGATATCCACGGTAACCTGGATGCACTGGAGGCCGTGCTGGCCGACATCGCCCGCCACGGGGTCGACGTCACTGTCAACCTGGGCGATATCGTCTCGGGCCATCTGCAGCCGCGCGCCACGGCGGCGCGCCTGATGGGTCTCGGCTTGCCCACCATCCGCGGCAACCACGAACGCCAGTTGTTCGGTGGCCCGGTGCGCATGGGCGTCTCTGATGCCTTTGCACGCGCGCAGCTGTTGCCCGAACAACTCGCGTGGATAGACGCGCTGCCCGCCACCTTGCGCTTGCGCCCCGATGTGCTGCTCGTGCATGGCACGCCACAAAGCGACCTCGTGTATTTTCTCGACAGCGTGACGCCGCAAGGCAGCCGCGCGGCTACGCCGGAAGAGGTGGCCGAACGCGCCGGGACGGCGGACGCGGCATTGATCCTGTGCGGCCACACGCATATGCCGCGCCAGGTACGCCTGGCCGATGGACGGCTGATCGTCAACCCGGGCAGCGTCGGCTTGCAAGCCTACGACGACGACCATGGTTATCCGCACGTGATGGAAACCGGCACGCCGCATGCGCGCTATGCCATCGTTGAACAGGACGCGGATGGCGCCTGGGCAGCGCAGTTGCATGCGGTGGCGTATGACTGGGAAACAGCGGCCCGGCTGGCGCTGGCGAACGGCCGGCCCGACTGGGTCGTGCCTCTGCGCACGGGCCGTGTCGGCGTGCCTATCTGA
- a CDS encoding M1 family aminopeptidase: protein MWKEFFKFDLGYQLKQPLLWVFAVIMALMAFGATTSDSVQIGGAIGNVNRNAPTVVAQMLGIFSLLAMLLVTVFIAGAVLRDSEVGMADMLFATPMRKWDYLFGRFAAGFAACLVIFIAIALATMLGPVMPWVDAQRVGAFSLHTYAWSFAVIVIPNLLFIGALLMLLAATTRSMMLVYVGVLGFFVLWAMAGVFTRDINNEWYAVLLDPFGLRAFGRMTRYFTAAESNATLPPLSGYLLANRALWLGITAVLFAATVFLFKPQRTGTGKRLFGKHKAQAAAPAVAAPLHLPRSIPTFTPATAWRQWWQILRFDAAGVFKSLPFLVMLLFGIINLIAGSSVAKNMYGTAVYPMTHLMLQSISNSFSFLLIIIVTFYAGELIFKERQVKIADVSDAMPVPGWVPLLAKCTALVGVIAGYLLAGVVTAIGFQLYKGGAPVELGLYLKGTLLGALFFVLMGLCALTLQVLSNNKFIGYLLVILLMVAQAVLGMLHLEHNLYAFGGMPAIKYSDMNGYGHFLTGWAWFALYWSLFTVALVMLAQAFWVRGLSADWRARMRLAGQRLNGRAGAALAAVLLCWAGTGGWIFYNTNVLNQYEPSNIGMDKQARYEKLYKQYKDLPQPKITDVQAGVDIYPEQRKVLIKGHYVLQNKAEQALDTLRIQLNPDLETHWLNLPEHKVMLDDKELGFSILKLAQPLAPGATLPLDFTVAVTHHGFTNDGAPDQVNLNGTFFNNQSFFPHFGYAQHMELTDRNERRKRGLGEPQRMAKLEDKSAYGNTVFGNEADWINFDTTVSTSGEQIALAPGYLQASWEKDGRRYYRYKMDQPMMPFFAYLSARWEVKKGEWHGLPIEIYFDKKHGYNTDRMITSVQKSLDYYSTEFTPYQAKQVRILEFPGYQSFAQSFANTIPYSEGIGFIADLRDKDDIDYVFYVTAHEMAHQWWGHQVIGANVQGATMLMESLSQYSALMVMEKEYGREKMRRFLRYELDRYLSGRGGEAIEEQPLARVEGQQYIHYNKGSLVFYRLRDEIGEKALNRALKRYLQDKGYQQAPFTTTLELLAYIRAEAPQDKQALITDLFEKIVFYDNRVTQASAVQRKDGQWDVTMKLHLAKLESDGKGKESPRAYDEPVEIAIFARPVGGKEKDEKVLFTDKRVLSGSDPVITITVKDKPFEVGVDPYNKMIDRVSRDNRKEVSVN, encoded by the coding sequence ATGTGGAAGGAATTTTTCAAGTTTGACCTCGGCTATCAGCTGAAACAGCCGCTGCTGTGGGTGTTTGCCGTCATCATGGCCCTGATGGCCTTTGGCGCTACCACCAGCGACTCGGTGCAGATCGGCGGCGCCATCGGCAACGTCAACCGCAACGCCCCCACCGTGGTGGCGCAGATGCTGGGCATCTTCAGCCTGCTGGCGATGCTGCTCGTCACCGTCTTCATCGCCGGCGCCGTGCTGCGCGACAGCGAAGTCGGCATGGCCGACATGCTGTTCGCCACGCCCATGCGCAAGTGGGACTACCTGTTCGGCCGTTTCGCCGCCGGCTTTGCCGCCTGCCTGGTGATCTTCATCGCCATTGCCCTGGCCACCATGCTCGGCCCCGTCATGCCCTGGGTCGATGCGCAGCGCGTGGGCGCCTTCTCGCTGCACACTTACGCCTGGAGCTTTGCCGTCATCGTCATCCCGAACCTGCTCTTCATCGGCGCCCTGCTGATGTTGCTGGCGGCCACCACGCGCTCGATGATGCTCGTGTACGTGGGCGTGCTGGGCTTTTTCGTGCTGTGGGCCATGGCCGGCGTATTTACGCGCGACATCAACAATGAATGGTATGCCGTCCTGCTCGACCCGTTCGGTTTGCGCGCCTTCGGCCGCATGACGCGCTACTTCACTGCCGCCGAGTCGAATGCGACCCTGCCGCCCCTGTCCGGCTACCTGCTGGCCAACCGCGCCCTGTGGCTGGGCATCACCGCCGTGCTGTTTGCCGCCACCGTGTTCCTCTTCAAGCCGCAGCGCACGGGCACTGGCAAGCGCCTGTTCGGCAAGCACAAGGCACAGGCAGCCGCGCCGGCCGTCGCTGCGCCGCTGCACCTGCCGCGCAGCATCCCCACGTTTACCCCGGCGACAGCCTGGCGCCAGTGGTGGCAAATCCTGCGCTTCGACGCGGCGGGCGTCTTCAAGAGCCTGCCCTTTCTCGTCATGCTGCTGTTCGGCATCATCAACCTGATCGCCGGCTCCAGCGTGGCCAAGAACATGTATGGCACGGCCGTGTATCCGATGACGCATCTGATGTTGCAAAGTATCAGCAACAGCTTCAGCTTCCTGTTGATCATCATCGTCACTTTCTATGCGGGCGAACTGATCTTCAAGGAGCGCCAGGTGAAGATCGCCGACGTCAGCGATGCCATGCCAGTGCCCGGCTGGGTGCCCCTGCTGGCCAAATGCACGGCCTTGGTCGGCGTCATCGCCGGCTACCTGCTGGCGGGTGTTGTCACCGCCATCGGTTTCCAGCTTTACAAGGGTGGCGCGCCCGTGGAACTGGGGCTCTACCTGAAAGGCACCTTGCTGGGTGCCCTCTTCTTCGTGCTGATGGGCTTGTGCGCCCTCACCCTGCAAGTGTTGTCGAATAACAAGTTCATCGGCTATTTGCTGGTAATCCTGCTGATGGTGGCGCAAGCCGTGCTGGGCATGCTGCACCTGGAGCACAATCTGTACGCCTTTGGCGGCATGCCGGCCATCAAGTATTCGGACATGAATGGCTATGGCCACTTCCTGACGGGCTGGGCCTGGTTTGCGCTGTACTGGAGCTTGTTCACTGTGGCGCTGGTGATGCTGGCGCAGGCATTCTGGGTGCGCGGCCTGTCCGCCGACTGGCGTGCGCGCATGCGTCTGGCGGGGCAGCGCCTGAACGGCCGTGCCGGCGCCGCGCTGGCCGCAGTCCTGCTGTGCTGGGCGGGTACGGGTGGCTGGATCTTCTACAACACGAACGTGCTGAACCAGTACGAACCGTCGAACATCGGCATGGACAAGCAGGCCCGCTACGAGAAATTGTACAAACAATACAAGGACTTGCCGCAGCCGAAGATCACGGATGTCCAGGCCGGCGTGGATATTTATCCTGAGCAACGTAAAGTGTTGATCAAGGGCCACTACGTGCTGCAGAACAAGGCAGAACAAGCGCTCGACACCCTGCGCATCCAGCTCAACCCGGACCTGGAAACGCACTGGTTGAACTTGCCTGAGCATAAGGTGATGCTGGACGACAAGGAGCTTGGCTTCAGCATCCTCAAGCTGGCCCAGCCCCTGGCGCCGGGCGCCACCCTGCCGCTGGACTTCACGGTGGCGGTCACGCACCATGGTTTCACCAACGACGGCGCGCCGGACCAGGTCAACCTGAACGGCACCTTCTTCAATAACCAGAGCTTCTTCCCCCACTTCGGCTATGCGCAGCACATGGAATTGACGGATCGCAACGAGCGGCGCAAGCGCGGCCTGGGCGAACCGCAGCGCATGGCCAAGCTGGAAGACAAGTCGGCCTACGGCAACACCGTCTTTGGCAATGAAGCGGACTGGATCAATTTCGACACCACCGTCTCCACCAGCGGCGAGCAGATAGCGCTGGCGCCTGGCTACCTGCAGGCAAGCTGGGAAAAGGATGGCCGCCGCTATTACCGCTACAAGATGGACCAGCCGATGATGCCGTTCTTTGCCTACCTGTCGGCGCGCTGGGAAGTCAAAAAAGGCGAGTGGCACGGCTTGCCGATCGAAATTTACTTCGATAAAAAGCATGGCTACAACACGGATCGCATGATTACCTCCGTGCAAAAGTCGCTCGACTATTACAGCACCGAGTTCACGCCCTACCAGGCCAAGCAGGTACGCATCCTGGAATTCCCCGGCTACCAGAGCTTCGCGCAGTCTTTTGCCAATACCATTCCATATTCGGAGGGCATCGGCTTCATCGCCGACCTGCGCGACAAGGATGATATCGACTACGTGTTTTACGTCACGGCCCATGAAATGGCGCACCAATGGTGGGGCCACCAGGTCATCGGCGCCAACGTGCAGGGTGCCACCATGCTGATGGAATCGCTGTCGCAGTACTCGGCGCTGATGGTGATGGAAAAGGAATACGGCCGCGAAAAAATGCGCCGCTTCCTGCGCTATGAACTGGACCGCTACCTGAGCGGGCGCGGCGGCGAAGCCATCGAGGAACAGCCGCTGGCGCGCGTGGAAGGACAGCAATACATCCACTACAACAAAGGCAGCCTGGTGTTCTACCGCCTGCGCGACGAAATTGGCGAGAAAGCCCTGAACCGCGCCCTGAAACGCTATCTGCAGGACAAGGGCTACCAGCAGGCTCCCTTCACCACCACCCTGGAACTGCTGGCCTACATCCGCGCCGAAGCGCCGCAGGACAAGCAGGCACTGATCACGGACCTGTTCGAGAAAATCGTCTTCTACGACAACCGTGTGACGCAAGCGTCGGCCGTGCAGCGCAAGGATGGCCAGTGGGATGTCACCATGAAGCTGCATCTGGCCAAGCTGGAGTCCGACGGCAAGGGCAAGGAAAGTCCGCGCGCCTATGACGAGCCGGTGGAAATCGCCATCTTCGCGCGACCTGTGGGCGGCAAGGAAAAGGATGAAAAAGTTCTGTTCACGGACAAGCGCGTGTTGTCAGGCAGCGACCCGGTCATCACCATCACGGTGAAGGACAAACCGTTCGAAGTGGGCGTCGATCCGTACAACAAGATGATCGATCGCGTCTCACGCGATAACCGCAAGGAAGTCAGTGTGAACTAA
- a CDS encoding ABC transporter ATP-binding protein translates to MLSIKQLNKTYANGVKAINDVSLEIPNGMFGLLGPNGAGKSSLMRTIATLQDPDSGSIHFDGVDVLKDKAGLRRQLGYLPQDFGVYPKVSAETLLNHFAVLKGLTEKGARKEAVEALLQQTNLWEARKRNLGTYSGGMRQRFGIAQALLGAPRLVIVDEPTAGLDPDERNRFLNLLAKIGEQVVVILSTHIVDDVTDLCPRMAMIVKGQVLVQGEPQAAIDTLHGKVWRRSVTTEELAQYQQTLNVLSTRLVGGKPQINVFADSQPDSGFVQIAADLEDVYFLHVRNAARHSAAAPAAIAVAA, encoded by the coding sequence ATGCTATCGATCAAACAGCTGAACAAAACGTATGCCAATGGCGTCAAGGCCATCAACGATGTCAGCCTGGAGATTCCCAACGGAATGTTCGGCTTGCTGGGACCGAATGGCGCAGGCAAGTCCTCGCTGATGCGTACCATTGCCACTTTGCAAGATCCCGATAGCGGCAGCATCCATTTCGATGGCGTCGATGTGCTCAAGGACAAGGCAGGCCTGCGCCGCCAGCTGGGCTATCTGCCGCAGGATTTCGGCGTGTATCCGAAGGTCAGCGCGGAAACCTTGCTCAACCACTTTGCCGTCTTGAAAGGTTTGACAGAAAAGGGAGCGCGCAAGGAAGCCGTGGAAGCCTTGTTACAGCAAACCAATCTGTGGGAAGCACGCAAGCGCAACCTGGGCACGTATTCGGGCGGCATGCGCCAGCGCTTCGGCATCGCCCAGGCGCTGCTGGGCGCGCCGCGCCTGGTGATCGTCGATGAGCCCACTGCCGGCCTGGATCCGGACGAGCGCAACCGCTTCCTGAACCTGCTGGCGAAAATCGGCGAGCAAGTGGTGGTGATTCTGTCGACGCACATCGTCGACGACGTGACGGACCTGTGCCCGCGCATGGCCATGATCGTCAAGGGGCAGGTGCTGGTGCAGGGCGAGCCGCAGGCGGCCATCGACACCTTGCACGGCAAGGTCTGGCGCCGCAGCGTCACGACGGAAGAACTGGCGCAGTACCAGCAAACCTTGAACGTGCTGTCGACGCGCCTGGTGGGCGGCAAGCCGCAAATCAATGTGTTTGCCGACAGCCAGCCCGACAGCGGCTTCGTGCAGATCGCCGCAGACCTGGAAGACGTGTACTTCCTGCACGTGCGCAATGCTGCCCGCCACAGCGCCGCCGCGCCGGCCGCAATCGCAGTCGCAGCGTAA